A stretch of DNA from Candidatus Zixiibacteriota bacterium:
AACTCATAGCTGTGAGCATCTTCCAACCCGCAGACATTCCGCGCGAACTCAATCACGGCGCATTGCATACCCAGGCAGATTCCCAAAAACGGAATCTGGTTCTCCCGCACATAATGAATCGCTTCGATTTTTCCTTCCACTCCCCGTTCCCCAAAACCGCCCGGTATCAGAAGCCCGTCAATATCGGACAGGAATTTGTCCGCCCCGTACTGTTTAATATCTTCGGAGGAAACCCATATCAAATCGACCCGGGCGTCATTTTCTTCGCCGGCATGGACAAACGCCTCGATGATAGACTTATAGGCATCCTTCAGATTCACATATTTTCCGCAGATGGCAATTTTAACCCGCTGGCGGGGATTCTTTATCTTTGCCACCATCTCCTCCCAGTCGCTCATATCCGGCTCGCCGTAATCGAGTTTCAGGTGCTCGCAGACGGCGGTATCGAGCCCCTCCATATGAAACCGCAAGGGGACTTCATAGATAGTTTCCACATCGACGGCGGAAATGACATGTTTGTACGGCACATTGCAGAACAGCCCGATTTTCTTTCGAATCGAATCGGTCAACTCTTTCGCCGTCCGGCAGACTAGAATTTTCGGCTGAATTCCTATCTGCAGAAGTTCCTTTACCGAGTGCTGGGTCGGCTTGGTCTTGACCTCTCCGGCGGTGGCAATATACGGCACCAGTGTCAGATGAATGAAAACGGTATCCTCCGGCTCCGCCTCCAGCGCCATCTGACGAATCGCTTCCAGAAACGGCTGCGATTCGATATCACCGACCGTACCGCCGATTTCGACTATGATGACGTCGGTATCAGGGTCAGACTTGGCCGGCTTGCGCAGGCATTCTTTTATCTCCTCGGTGATATGCGGAATCACCTGCACGGTTGCTCCCAGATAGTCTCCCCGCCGCTCGCGGGTTATAACGGTATGATATATCTGACCGGTGGTGACATTATTCTCGCGGGTCATATTCTGGTCTAAAAATCGCTCGTAGTGCCCCAGGTCCAGGTCTGTCTCAGAGCCGTCATCAAGCACAAAGACTTCGCCATGCTGAAAGGGATTCATCGTGCCGGGGTCGACATTTATATAAGGGTCGCATTTTATCATATTGACTTTCAAACCCCGCTTCTTGAGAAGCAGTCCCAGCGACGCCGCCGCTATTCCTTTCCCCAGTGACGAAACCACCCCTCCCGTCACAAATATATATTTAGTCTTCTTCTCTGACACAGAATCCTCCATCTATATAAAAGCCGTTCTTTTCAACCGCTCCAGATCTTCCCTGGTATCAACACTGTAAATACGGGATTTTATCCGGAAGACTTTCATTCTTCCCTGATTCTCCAGAATGCGCAACTGCTCCAGCGATTCCGCCTTTTCCAGACGGCTCTGCGGCAGGCGATGAAACGCAAGCAGCCTGTCCCGCCGGAAAAAATAGACCCCGATATGATAGTAGTAATCAAACTGGGCGGCGCGATTGCCGTTAACTCCCTGCAGATACGGTATTGGATAGCGGGAGAACCAGAGCGCAAAATTGTCCCGGTCAAATGTCACCTTCACCCGATTCGGGTCATAAAGATATTCATCACTTTCAATTCTTTTAACAAAGGTAGCATATTTTATGGTCTTATCGGATAGCATATCTTTTATCACTTTTTCAAAATCGGACCGGCTCTCCCCCCAATGGTCGGCCTGAATGCTGACAATAATCTCCCCCCCTGATTTCTGCGCCACTTCGGCGCTCCGGTCGGAACCGGTTTTATGTTTCGCCGAAGTCCGGACAGCATCCAGGCCCCGCATTCGGCAGAACGATAATATTTCATCGGCATCCGATGCGACCACCACCCGGTCGATTAACCGGCAGGACGCCGCGGTGTGATATAATCGCTCCAGTATAGTCTCCCCCCCGATATCAGCCAGAGCCTTCCCCGGGAAACGGATGGAGCGGTACCTTGCCGGAATCACCGCCAGAACGCCGGTTTTATTCATTAGAGCACCCGCGGCACCCGGAAGTAATCGTCATCTTTATCCGGGGCATTGGAGAGCGCCTGCTCTCTGGTGAGAGAGGGCGTTACGATATCATCCCGAAAGACATTCTCGGCTTTTATAAACTGACTCTGCGGCACAATTCCATCAGTATTCACCTGCTGAATCTGGTCAATATAAGAGATAATCTGTGTCAGGTCGTGATGGAGCGATTCTAACTCTTCAGGGCGTAATTCCAGCTTTGCCAGAGCGGCAATCTTCAGTATGTCGTCTTTTGATATAGGCACAAGCGAAAATATTACGGCTGTGGGGTGCTGTCAAGTTTTTTTAAAATTTGCTCCGTCACAATTCTTCGGTCGCTATAAACGGCGTGACGATATGGACTTATGATTATCGAGAAATCGCTCTTCGTTACTATGACGTCGGTCGCTTTTGAAACATATCCCTATTAATCTTTTTTGGGATTGGTCGATACACCATATAGATGTGTCATATTGAAACAGGATATTAAACAGCACTATGCTCCCACCTTGCACCTTTTTGAACAATCCGTCAACTCTAAGTCGCGCGCTTTTTAGATTGAGCCTGGAGCTCTACTTGGCAGAGGTTTTATCGCCGGAGAGCCGCCAATTTTTTGAAACATTGACGCCCTTAGACAATCTCGCCTTCATTGCCAACCGGGAGGAGTTTCTTCTTCCGGAAAATTTTGCTCCTGCGCCGCTGGAAATCATCTGGCGCACTATCGACAATGATGCCGCCGGCATTTTCTGCCGGGGAGTGACGTCGGGTGAATCGGGCGCCAGAAATGACTTTGTTCTCTGCGCCGCCAGCCTCGGACAGAACCACAACGGCGACAAACTTGCCGCCGGTTTCATTGGCTCCGAAAAATGGCACCGTCACTCCGAGATGCAGCAGTTATTTTACGCGCAGATTGGCATGCTTCGCCGCTACTTCGAGGAGTTTTCGCATCTAAAAATAATCCGCAGCCTGTTACAAGAGGGAAGCAGTTACAATTATGTAATAGACCAGGGGTCTTCTCAGATAATTGCTTATCGATGCCCGGGGAAGTCTCTTACAGCGGTGTCAGCGGAATCGCCGACGAGCCCAATCTCAGAAGACCTTTTAAGTTCATTACTTCGCCAGAACCATCCGACCGGAGATGATCAGGCATCGCCCCTTCCCGAAAATATGCAGATTACCCGCTTTCAGATAGCCGGATATGATTACGCCGCCGTCTCTCTAAAGAGACCTCTCTCGTCGGCGGTGACACCGGGCGGCGCCGACAACCCCCGCCGCGAACTGATTCATTATATGAATAACAAACTGGGCGCATTGCAATCGGCCGTGGAGCAATTGCAGCTGCGCCGGGACCGGGCGGTCAGCGACGCCGATATGAAACTGATGGAGATAATCAGCAAAGTATCCGAGGAGATGGCGGAGGCGCTGAACCGGTTCGATTCTGAAAGCCACCCTCTTCCCAACTCTTCGGCGGAAACAGTTAACTCACCCAGGAAATTTGCCACTCATATAAACCGGAGAATTGTCCTTGTCAACGATTAACAGCAAGCTCACCGGCGTCTCGCTTCTGCTGGTGGATGATGATGACTCCTTCCGCCAGACGGTGGAGATTCTTCTCAAGAGCCACAACTACAAGACTACCGTGGCGGGTGGTCTGAAAGAGGCGCTGGAACAGATAAAAACGTATCCCTTTGACCTCATTATAACCGACTTGAAGATGAATGACGGCAGCGGTATTGAACTTCTTGAAAAAGTGCGGGAGTTCGGCGTTCCGGCGGAGATAATCATAATGACCGCCTATGGTTCGGTGCGCAATGCGGTGGAGGCAATCCGTCGCGGCGCCTATGACTATATTGCCAAACCGTTTAAAAACGATGAGCTTCTGGTTCTGATAGAAAGAGCCCTCGAGAATCGAAACATTAAGGTCGAGCTTTCCGCCCTCCGCGAAGAAATCGCCTGGAAATATGGGTTCGACAACCTGGTCGGCGAATCGCCGGCAATGAAGCAGTTGAAGAATCTGGCGGCGCGGGTCGCCGCGACCGATATTTCGGTGCTCATTACCGGTGAATCCGGCACCGGCAAAGGCTTGCTGGCTAAGGCGATTCATTTCCACAGCCAGAGACGGAAACGGAAATTCGTCCCGATCGATTGCAGCGCTATCCCGGCCAGCCTGATGGAGTCGGAGTTTTTCGGGCATATTAAAGGCTCCTTTACCTCCGCCTATTCCAATCATAAAGGGCTGTTCGAGGAAGCTGATGGCGGCACGGTCTTTCTCGACGAAATCGGCGACATGCCGCTTCCCCTGCAGGCAAAAATCCTCCGGGTGCTGCAGGATTCTGAGATTCGACCGGTCGGAGCCTCAGTCTCGAAGAAAGTAGACGTCCGTATTATCGCCGCCACTAACAAGAACCTGGCGCAGATGGTCAGTGCGGGAAATTTCCGGGATGACCTTTATTATCGATTGAATGTACTGCCAATTCTTATCCCTCCGCTGCGTCAGCGGGCTGACGATATCGCCCTTCTGGTCGAGCGGTTCATAAATCAGGAAAAATCCCGCCAGAATCAGGCGAATATTTCAATCTCCCCGCCGGCTCTGGCGCGGCTGGTAGCGCATAATTGGCCCGGAAATGTCCGGGAACTGGAGAATACCATCAAGAGAGCCATCGCCCTCTCTCCCGAGGGTCGAATCCGGGAAGAGGATATTATGTTCATCAATTCTCAGGGGAGTATGCCGCGCGAAGGGAAACATCGGCTTATAACGCACCAGCTTAACGGTACATTGGAAGAGAGTCTGAAAGAGAGAATTCATTCCGCTCTCTGCGCCAATAATTGGAATTTCAGCAAGACCGCCACCACTCTTGGAATTGGCCGAACTACTCTTTGGAGAAAGGTCAAAAAATATAATATTACCAGAGATGAGACCGTTTCTGTGGAACAGGATTAGACATTATTCGTAGAACCTATGAGAGGGACCAAAATAGGATTTTAAAGATGAAAGATGATGTCTCTGCCGCCGCCGGACCGGTTACATTGCTTACCAAAACCAGCCGGCGTTCCTGGGAGTTGGTAACCCGCTCGGTTTCCGCGCTGTTTCGCCGCAACAACAATATCTATAAGCTGTTCTTCTCTTTATACAAGAAGCTCAAGAAACATCTCTCTCTTTCGACGGCGGTTCTGATTGTCCATTCCGTCCGCGACAATACCCTCAAAGTGATAGCGGTCAAGAATTCCAAACATGCCCCCGAGGGGATTTCGCTCACCCTCCCTGACCAGGATTCTCTGCTACATTCGGTCTTCCGGGACGGGCATCCATATATCGAGAATAATCCCGACAACTTTTCCGGAAATTTTATCGAGCGCAAGCTGCTTCTGGGGGAACCTTCAAAATCGCTCGCGGTCTTCCCTATCCATAATAATGGTAGCCGTATCGGTTTAATCTGTCTGGTTTCGACTCAGGCACAAGCATTTGATATTATCGACCAGCCGCTACTGAATCCAGTGGCGGCGCAATTCGGGCAATTTCTCGCAAAAGCGACCGCCGACCTCAACATTTAACCCTGTTTGAATTTCTTTTGCAGAGCTTTAATCCGCCTCTTGGCGCGGTTATGCTCCTCCAGCGTCTTGGAGAAGATATGCCGCCCGGTGCCATCGGCGACAAAATATAGAAATTCGCTCTCCGCCGGATTCAGCGCCGCCTCTATGGCGGCAAGGCCGGGAGAGTTAATTGGTCCCGGCGGAAGGCCCCGGACCTTGTATGTGTTGTAGGGGGAATCAATCTCCAGGTCACGATAGAGAAGCGAACGGCTCGGTTCCCGGAGGGCATAGAGGACAGTCGGGTCCGCCTGAAGCGGCATCTGGCGGCGCAAACGATTGTGGTACACCGAGGAAATCAGCCGTAATTCCTCTTTGTGGATCGCCTCGGCTTCCAATATTGAAGCCAGGGTCACAATCTGCCTGACAGACAACTTGGAGGTTTTAGCGGAATCCAGCAGCCTGCCCACTCGGGCATAAAACTCTCGTACCAGGACTTCGCAAACCTTCTCCGGCTTGATGCCGAATCGAAAGCGGTAACTGTCGGGGAAAAGATACCCTTCCAGACCTTCCAGTTGATATTGACGTCTTGTTTTCACCGTATCCAGGGCAAAATTCACGAACGCCGCCGAATCGAGCTCCAGCATTGAGCTCAAAATTGAACCAATCTTATAGATATTGGAGCCCTCCGGTATAGTTACCGTTGCGGTTGCCACTTCCTGACGTTTTAATTTCAGCAACACGTCATATAAGGAAACTTTCCCCGCAAAATCGTACCGCCCGGGCGCTATATATCTGTCGATTCCGCCGATTACTGCCGCCGTTTTGAAGAGAAATTCACTTTGAATTATGCCTCCTTGGCGAAACCGCTCCGAAATTCGGGGGAAAAGATCATCCTCATCTATGATTACGGAGCGCCGTTCTTCCCCCAAGTCATAAGGAGTCAGAAGCTGCACGGCGAAATATCCCCCGGAGAGAAGCAGCAGTGTCAGAACAAAGCCGAAAAGATTGGCGGCGCTTCTCAGCGGGGCGCCGGTGGAGCGTATCAGATATCTCAGGAAAAGAACCAGCAGAAGCGGCAATGCCAGCAGGAGTATGAATACGGTCAGCGGATAGTAGATTAAGTATTCATAGAATCTGCTTCCGGTTCTGTTATTTATCTTTTCGCTCATCCAGGAATCTCTGCAATATTATTGCCGCGGCAATCCGGTCCACTCGTCCCTTATCCTGCCGGATTTTCTTGTGGAACAGATGAAGGGTCTGCTCCGCTTCGGCC
This window harbors:
- a CDS encoding CTP synthase, whose protein sequence is MSEKKTKYIFVTGGVVSSLGKGIAAASLGLLLKKRGLKVNMIKCDPYINVDPGTMNPFQHGEVFVLDDGSETDLDLGHYERFLDQNMTRENNVTTGQIYHTVITRERRGDYLGATVQVIPHITEEIKECLRKPAKSDPDTDVIIVEIGGTVGDIESQPFLEAIRQMALEAEPEDTVFIHLTLVPYIATAGEVKTKPTQHSVKELLQIGIQPKILVCRTAKELTDSIRKKIGLFCNVPYKHVISAVDVETIYEVPLRFHMEGLDTAVCEHLKLDYGEPDMSDWEEMVAKIKNPRQRVKIAICGKYVNLKDAYKSIIEAFVHAGEENDARVDLIWVSSEDIKQYGADKFLSDIDGLLIPGGFGERGVEGKIEAIHYVRENQIPFLGICLGMQCAVIEFARNVCGLEDAHSYEFYADLKHAVIHLMADQEGITNLGGTMRLGAYRAILDKSTNTYKAYGVEEISERHRHRYEFNNAYREMYADKPLKLAGVSPDGRLVEIIEVTGHPWFVGVQFHPELKSRPTRAHPLFRDFIAAAVEYSVKKNDEIAGTTDLHLEGLGLREKR
- the kdsB gene encoding 3-deoxy-manno-octulosonate cytidylyltransferase produces the protein MNKTGVLAVIPARYRSIRFPGKALADIGGETILERLYHTAASCRLIDRVVVASDADEILSFCRMRGLDAVRTSAKHKTGSDRSAEVAQKSGGEIIVSIQADHWGESRSDFEKVIKDMLSDKTIKYATFVKRIESDEYLYDPNRVKVTFDRDNFALWFSRYPIPYLQGVNGNRAAQFDYYYHIGVYFFRRDRLLAFHRLPQSRLEKAESLEQLRILENQGRMKVFRIKSRIYSVDTREDLERLKRTAFI
- the gatC gene encoding Asp-tRNA(Asn)/Glu-tRNA(Gln) amidotransferase subunit GatC, with product MPISKDDILKIAALAKLELRPEELESLHHDLTQIISYIDQIQQVNTDGIVPQSQFIKAENVFRDDIVTPSLTREQALSNAPDKDDDYFRVPRVL
- a CDS encoding sigma-54 dependent transcriptional regulator, whose protein sequence is MSTINSKLTGVSLLLVDDDDSFRQTVEILLKSHNYKTTVAGGLKEALEQIKTYPFDLIITDLKMNDGSGIELLEKVREFGVPAEIIIMTAYGSVRNAVEAIRRGAYDYIAKPFKNDELLVLIERALENRNIKVELSALREEIAWKYGFDNLVGESPAMKQLKNLAARVAATDISVLITGESGTGKGLLAKAIHFHSQRRKRKFVPIDCSAIPASLMESEFFGHIKGSFTSAYSNHKGLFEEADGGTVFLDEIGDMPLPLQAKILRVLQDSEIRPVGASVSKKVDVRIIAATNKNLAQMVSAGNFRDDLYYRLNVLPILIPPLRQRADDIALLVERFINQEKSRQNQANISISPPALARLVAHNWPGNVRELENTIKRAIALSPEGRIREEDIMFINSQGSMPREGKHRLITHQLNGTLEESLKERIHSALCANNWNFSKTATTLGIGRTTLWRKVKKYNITRDETVSVEQD
- a CDS encoding GAF domain-containing protein gives rise to the protein MKDDVSAAAGPVTLLTKTSRRSWELVTRSVSALFRRNNNIYKLFFSLYKKLKKHLSLSTAVLIVHSVRDNTLKVIAVKNSKHAPEGISLTLPDQDSLLHSVFRDGHPYIENNPDNFSGNFIERKLLLGEPSKSLAVFPIHNNGSRIGLICLVSTQAQAFDIIDQPLLNPVAAQFGQFLAKATADLNI
- the mltG gene encoding endolytic transglycosylase MltG, translated to MSEKINNRTGSRFYEYLIYYPLTVFILLLALPLLLVLFLRYLIRSTGAPLRSAANLFGFVLTLLLLSGGYFAVQLLTPYDLGEERRSVIIDEDDLFPRISERFRQGGIIQSEFLFKTAAVIGGIDRYIAPGRYDFAGKVSLYDVLLKLKRQEVATATVTIPEGSNIYKIGSILSSMLELDSAAFVNFALDTVKTRRQYQLEGLEGYLFPDSYRFRFGIKPEKVCEVLVREFYARVGRLLDSAKTSKLSVRQIVTLASILEAEAIHKEELRLISSVYHNRLRRQMPLQADPTVLYALREPSRSLLYRDLEIDSPYNTYKVRGLPPGPINSPGLAAIEAALNPAESEFLYFVADGTGRHIFSKTLEEHNRAKRRIKALQKKFKQG